In Candidatus Zymogenaceae bacterium, a single genomic region encodes these proteins:
- a CDS encoding FAD-dependent thymidylate synthase, whose protein sequence is MKVILSGMNVDRERLDEYRNRASTLADDADVDETKAFLREFSGAEDLTPETFSAAYARISRDPRSVNELRQDAVQQVDRARRSNESIIFGLGHSSVAEHAVFNLDIIDVTRRAVEELERSRLASYTEKSQRYITLTDDYLVPQEIVEIGSADEFHSVVGRLNAAYHRLKDGLSDYLEEKYPDMARDKKGKVVLSGWAKEDARYVVPLSTLTQLGMTANARVLEMTIRRLAAHPLIEVRELSRAIFDAVSPHAPSVIKYTTPTPYDIETDGIVTGVASRMVPNTKSTRSAAPADRQVTLVDYPEDADTRLAAFFLSSHGDMEYRTALEHIRIKGADAVRELILSAFSRMESYDRAPRELELIPLTFEAVVSSSCFGQLKRHRMATILSGPYDSTLGVTIPPSITEAGLEKPMMEAVDASESFYHTIVKRLPGCAEYILTNAHRRRVLVSMNLRELYHVARLRMDETAQWDIRYLAADMVAAAADKMPTAAALAVGKDAFETTKRDLYS, encoded by the coding sequence ATGAAGGTGATTCTTTCCGGGATGAACGTGGACCGGGAGCGGCTGGACGAGTATCGGAACCGGGCGTCGACCCTGGCGGACGACGCCGATGTGGATGAGACGAAGGCGTTCCTCCGTGAGTTTTCCGGAGCGGAGGACCTGACGCCGGAGACGTTCTCGGCGGCGTACGCCCGCATCAGCCGGGATCCGCGATCGGTGAATGAACTCAGACAAGACGCCGTCCAACAGGTGGATCGGGCCCGGCGCTCCAATGAATCGATCATCTTCGGTCTGGGACACTCCTCCGTGGCGGAGCACGCGGTGTTCAACCTGGATATCATCGACGTCACCCGGCGGGCGGTGGAGGAGCTTGAGCGTTCGCGGCTCGCATCGTATACCGAGAAATCCCAGCGCTACATCACCCTCACCGACGATTACCTGGTCCCCCAAGAGATTGTTGAGATCGGCTCTGCGGATGAATTCCATTCCGTGGTCGGCCGGCTCAACGCCGCATATCATCGACTGAAGGACGGGCTTTCCGATTACCTGGAGGAAAAATATCCGGATATGGCGCGGGATAAAAAGGGAAAGGTCGTGCTCTCCGGATGGGCCAAGGAGGACGCCCGCTACGTGGTGCCCCTCTCCACCCTCACACAGCTCGGCATGACCGCCAACGCCCGGGTGCTCGAGATGACCATCCGGCGGCTGGCGGCCCACCCCCTCATCGAAGTCCGGGAGCTTTCCCGGGCGATATTCGACGCCGTCTCGCCCCATGCCCCGTCGGTCATCAAGTATACAACGCCCACCCCCTACGACATCGAAACCGACGGTATTGTAACAGGCGTCGCTTCCCGGATGGTTCCGAATACGAAATCGACACGGTCCGCCGCTCCCGCCGACCGGCAGGTGACCCTGGTGGACTATCCCGAAGACGCAGACACCCGGCTCGCGGCGTTCTTTCTCTCTTCACACGGAGACATGGAATATCGCACGGCCCTGGAGCATATCCGCATCAAGGGTGCCGACGCAGTGCGGGAGTTGATCCTCTCGGCCTTTTCCCGTATGGAGTCCTATGATCGCGCACCCCGTGAGCTGGAGCTGATACCGTTGACCTTCGAGGCGGTGGTCTCATCGTCCTGTTTCGGCCAGCTCAAGCGTCACCGCATGGCGACCATCCTGTCCGGCCCCTATGATTCCACCCTAGGGGTGACCATCCCCCCCTCGATCACCGAGGCTGGCCTCGAAAAACCCATGATGGAAGCGGTGGACGCCTCCGAGTCGTTTTATCATACAATCGTCAAGCGGCTTCCGGGGTGTGCGGAATACATCCTCACCAACGCGCACCGCAGGCGGGTGCTCGTCTCCATGAATCTCAGGGAGCTGTATCACGTCGCCCGGCTCAGAATGGACGAAACCGCCCAGTGGGACATCCGATACCTTGCCGCCGACATGGTGGCGGCGGCCGCCGATAAAATGCCCACAGCCGCCGCCCTGGCGGTGGGCAAAGACGCCTTTGAAACGACGAAACGCGATCTGTATTCATAA
- a CDS encoding glucosamine-6-phosphate isomerase, whose amino-acid sequence MTDNNTPDWIMSITPEELGRDSGVEVTIVPDEEELYLHFARAMVDTIEKNTATGKPTSFILPVGPVGQYTPFAKMVRENGVNLSELSLFFMDEYLTDDDEYIPESHPLSFRGFVKTAVVEPLAGHPGWDPRRVHFPDPKKPDEYTRMISDAGGIDIAFAGVGISGHLAFNEPPEPGETVSKDEFIKRRTRVLSLSRETKTINSVTAAGGGIFYIPSRAVTVGMYEIFSADKIMVYMNRFWQKAVIRRMLHGEVTAAFPASLVRTRGAVSVTATEEVSRPPLPTLR is encoded by the coding sequence ATGACGGACAACAACACACCTGATTGGATCATGTCGATCACCCCGGAAGAACTGGGGAGGGATTCGGGAGTTGAGGTGACGATCGTGCCGGATGAGGAGGAACTCTATCTCCATTTCGCCCGGGCAATGGTCGATACAATCGAAAAAAACACTGCCACAGGAAAACCGACTTCGTTTATCCTTCCGGTGGGTCCGGTGGGGCAATACACACCCTTCGCCAAGATGGTTCGGGAGAACGGCGTGAACCTTTCCGAACTGAGCCTCTTTTTCATGGACGAATACCTCACCGATGATGACGAGTACATCCCCGAATCCCACCCATTGTCGTTTCGGGGTTTTGTCAAAACGGCCGTCGTCGAGCCGCTCGCGGGTCACCCGGGGTGGGATCCCAGACGGGTTCATTTTCCGGACCCGAAAAAGCCGGACGAATATACCCGGATGATCAGTGACGCCGGGGGTATCGACATCGCCTTCGCCGGTGTGGGAATCAGCGGACATCTGGCCTTCAATGAGCCGCCGGAGCCGGGAGAGACGGTATCGAAAGACGAGTTCATCAAAAGAAGGACTCGAGTGCTCTCTCTCTCCAGGGAGACCAAAACCATAAACTCGGTCACCGCTGCCGGCGGGGGCATCTTCTATATTCCGTCCCGGGCGGTTACCGTGGGAATGTATGAGATCTTTTCCGCCGATAAAATCATGGTCTATATGAACAGGTTCTGGCAGAAGGCGGTCATCCGCCGGATGCTTCACGGCGAGGTGACGGCAGCGTTCCCCGCATCCCTGGTTCGCACCCGGGGCGCGGTTTCGGTAACGGCAACCGAAGAGGTGAGCAGGCCGCCCCTTCCGACCCTCAGGTAG
- a CDS encoding HAD-IIIA family hydrolase: protein MHLIDPNAHEKAERIKLIIFDVDGVLTDGSIIIHADRSESKEFNVKDGHGIKLAMRAGIQAAVITGRKSDVVGYRVEELGIEHLFQGKLEKSGVVTELLDRLSLAPEDAAFVGDDLIDIPAMRMVGLAAAVADAVDEAKQYAHIITDLPGGRGAAREVCEFILKSQKLWESSIERYVK from the coding sequence ATGCACCTCATCGATCCCAACGCCCATGAAAAGGCCGAGAGGATTAAGCTGATCATCTTCGACGTGGACGGCGTACTGACCGACGGCTCGATCATCATCCATGCCGACAGGTCCGAGTCCAAGGAATTCAACGTCAAGGACGGCCACGGCATCAAGCTCGCAATGCGGGCGGGGATTCAGGCCGCCGTCATCACCGGCAGGAAGTCCGATGTTGTCGGGTACAGGGTCGAAGAACTGGGCATCGAGCACCTCTTCCAGGGAAAACTGGAAAAGAGCGGCGTCGTCACGGAGCTTTTGGATCGGCTGTCGCTCGCCCCGGAAGACGCGGCGTTCGTGGGGGACGACCTGATAGACATCCCCGCCATGCGGATGGTCGGCCTTGCGGCGGCGGTGGCGGATGCCGTCGACGAAGCGAAGCAATACGCCCATATCATCACCGATCTTCCCGGCGGCCGGGGTGCCGCAAGAGAGGTGTGCGAATTCATTTTAAAATCACAGAAGCTCTGGGAATCCTCCATCGAACGGTACGTGAAATAG
- a CDS encoding thiamine pyrophosphate-binding protein — protein MAEVHGGHLVVEALKRKGVTNVFTLSGGHIDKIYDACIDGGISVIDVRHEQAAAFMAIGWSMATGNLGVCLATAGPGVANAITGVMDAHASHIPMLIIGGRSPRKENDLGALQDLDQLALLRTITKAAYICNDTHRIPEYINTAFRNALSDRPGPVYLEIPVDVLGNKIEMETVSFPDNTKPRYRPAGDPEAIASAAKLLKGAKKPLIIGGGGVRWGDASGALADLVDGANIPFMLFNEARGVVPDDHKWSLWSGGLMGLTIAASQADVILVLGLRMTWLSSYGQIFANAKIIRVDISGGEVGKNIPHEIGIVGDAGQVLRGIVKELGKCDFSEWANEAVGTGIAMMAEENANKEQTTGPIHPVKLVSEVYNVFGPDAVYATDGGDVSYFTSVHLRGGGPGRFLSNVGNLMGCLGSGIPFGIVGKLAHPDRTSVVVTGDGSFGLNGMEIETAVRHNIPVVIVVANDQAWGMVKHGQELQYNRVVGTDLGPVRYDLMAEGLGAHGEFVTEVKDIVPALERARDAGKPAVVNVITDPTVTSPITHIFVAALNV, from the coding sequence ATGGCTGAGGTACATGGAGGACATCTGGTCGTCGAGGCCCTCAAGCGTAAGGGCGTCACGAATGTATTTACCCTGTCAGGCGGTCATATCGATAAAATCTACGACGCCTGTATCGACGGAGGCATATCAGTAATAGATGTGCGCCATGAACAGGCGGCGGCGTTTATGGCCATCGGCTGGTCCATGGCCACGGGGAACCTGGGGGTTTGCCTCGCCACGGCGGGTCCCGGCGTGGCCAACGCCATCACCGGCGTGATGGACGCCCATGCGTCTCACATCCCGATGCTGATTATCGGCGGTAGGAGCCCCAGAAAGGAAAACGACCTTGGTGCGCTGCAGGACCTGGATCAGCTCGCGCTCCTGCGTACCATCACGAAGGCCGCGTATATCTGTAACGACACGCACCGCATCCCGGAGTACATCAACACGGCGTTCCGCAACGCCCTGAGCGATCGCCCCGGCCCTGTCTATCTTGAAATCCCGGTGGACGTTCTGGGCAACAAGATCGAGATGGAGACGGTTTCGTTTCCCGACAATACGAAACCGCGTTACAGGCCCGCGGGCGATCCGGAGGCGATAGCCAGTGCCGCGAAACTCCTGAAGGGTGCGAAGAAGCCACTGATCATCGGCGGCGGTGGCGTACGCTGGGGGGATGCAAGCGGCGCCCTGGCCGACCTGGTGGATGGGGCGAACATTCCCTTTATGCTCTTCAACGAGGCGAGGGGGGTGGTGCCTGACGATCACAAATGGAGTCTGTGGAGCGGCGGGTTGATGGGGCTGACGATCGCGGCGTCACAGGCCGACGTCATCCTGGTCCTCGGGCTTCGGATGACGTGGCTTTCGTCCTACGGGCAGATTTTCGCCAATGCGAAGATAATCAGGGTGGACATAAGTGGGGGGGAGGTGGGCAAGAACATCCCTCATGAGATCGGTATCGTGGGAGACGCGGGCCAGGTACTCAGGGGAATCGTCAAGGAGCTCGGGAAATGCGACTTCTCCGAGTGGGCGAACGAGGCGGTGGGCACCGGCATAGCCATGATGGCGGAGGAGAACGCGAATAAGGAACAGACCACCGGCCCCATTCACCCGGTCAAGCTGGTGAGCGAGGTATATAACGTCTTCGGCCCTGATGCGGTCTATGCCACCGACGGCGGAGACGTCTCCTATTTCACCTCGGTGCACCTCAGGGGGGGTGGGCCGGGTCGCTTCCTCTCCAACGTGGGGAACCTCATGGGATGCCTCGGCAGCGGGATCCCCTTCGGCATCGTGGGGAAGCTGGCCCATCCTGATCGCACGTCCGTGGTGGTGACCGGCGACGGGTCGTTCGGCCTCAACGGGATGGAGATCGAGACGGCCGTACGCCATAATATCCCGGTCGTGATTGTCGTGGCGAACGACCAGGCCTGGGGCATGGTCAAACACGGCCAGGAGCTTCAGTATAACCGGGTGGTGGGAACCGACCTGGGGCCGGTGCGTTACGACCTGATGGCCGAGGGCCTGGGGGCCCATGGTGAATTTGTCACCGAGGTAAAGGATATCGTCCCGGCCCTGGAGAGGGCGAGGGATGCGGGGAAGCCGGCGGTGGTCAATGTCATCACCGATCCGACCGTAACCAGCCCGATCACCCACATCTTTGTGGCGGCTCTCAACGTTTGA
- a CDS encoding MFS transporter: MSPLTKPFEGERIPLTTKIFFGMGDFFGGGSFTLMGIFYMIFMTDVVYLKPAYAGAIMLAAKLWDAVTDPIMGRITDATHSRWGRRRMYYIIGIAPIAVSFFLMWVPLQLENQVVMFIYFLIVQLLFRTVYTMVMVPYNAIIPELTTLYEERNNLSGIRGGLSTTSSLLSAVIPALIIAQFTDKGVGHMVMAAIFGLFYSLPFIGVFFVTYERPEYQKSDLLPFWQSFRESMKNRSFRLLLGLYIFSYVSLDILMATFLYFLTYILGKQNMSSTLLGIMLITQVLFLPLFVYLGNRISKSKALLIGLCLWAVMMAMGWFFSSDTPTVALYVYAFLLGISISPVGFMPWAMLPDITDVDELMTGKRREGIYVGFMTFLRKISAGLALALLGFSLDFARYIPDVPMEEQTGSAVLSIRILFAFVPVVMIACSAYFSAKFPLTGFAHRVCMSEVKRKRGEQYEDMGLTSDEKHTILRSLVGPSYTPMD, translated from the coding sequence ATGTCTCCCTTGACCAAACCTTTCGAAGGCGAGCGGATACCTCTCACAACCAAGATATTTTTCGGCATGGGCGATTTCTTCGGCGGCGGCTCGTTCACGCTGATGGGCATCTTCTATATGATCTTTATGACCGATGTCGTATATCTCAAGCCTGCATACGCCGGCGCAATCATGCTGGCGGCCAAGCTGTGGGACGCCGTCACGGATCCGATCATGGGGCGTATCACGGATGCAACCCACAGCCGGTGGGGTCGGCGGCGGATGTACTATATTATAGGCATTGCCCCCATCGCCGTATCATTCTTCCTGATGTGGGTGCCGCTTCAGCTGGAAAACCAGGTGGTGATGTTCATCTACTTCCTGATCGTCCAGCTTCTATTTCGTACCGTGTATACCATGGTGATGGTCCCCTACAACGCCATCATCCCGGAGCTGACGACCCTCTACGAGGAGCGAAACAACCTCTCCGGCATCCGGGGGGGACTCTCCACCACGTCGAGCCTCCTCTCCGCGGTGATCCCGGCCCTGATCATCGCGCAATTCACCGACAAGGGAGTGGGTCACATGGTGATGGCGGCGATTTTCGGTCTGTTCTATTCCCTCCCCTTCATCGGCGTCTTTTTCGTTACCTACGAGCGACCGGAATATCAAAAGTCCGACCTGCTCCCCTTCTGGCAGTCGTTCAGGGAATCGATGAAAAACCGCTCGTTTCGCCTGCTGTTGGGTCTGTATATTTTCTCCTATGTCTCCCTCGACATACTGATGGCCACGTTTCTCTATTTCCTGACGTACATCCTGGGCAAACAGAACATGAGCTCGACGCTGCTGGGCATCATGCTGATCACCCAGGTCCTCTTCCTGCCGCTGTTCGTCTACCTCGGCAACCGCATCTCCAAGAGCAAGGCGCTCCTCATCGGCCTGTGCCTCTGGGCGGTCATGATGGCCATGGGATGGTTTTTCAGCAGCGATACACCTACCGTGGCCCTGTATGTCTACGCGTTCCTGCTGGGGATATCCATCTCGCCGGTTGGCTTCATGCCCTGGGCAATGCTTCCGGACATCACCGATGTGGACGAGTTGATGACCGGAAAGCGCCGGGAGGGTATTTACGTCGGATTCATGACGTTCTTGAGAAAAATCTCCGCCGGCCTCGCCCTGGCGCTCCTCGGTTTCAGCCTCGATTTTGCACGCTATATCCCCGATGTACCAATGGAAGAACAGACCGGTTCGGCCGTCCTCTCCATCCGCATCCTCTTCGCCTTCGTGCCGGTGGTGATGATCGCGTGCTCCGCCTACTTCTCGGCCAAATTTCCCCTCACCGGATTCGCACACAGGGTCTGCATGAGCGAGGTGAAGCGGAAGCGGGGGGAACAATACGAGGATATGGGACTAACCTCGGATGAGAAACACACCATCCTCCGGTCCCTGGTGGGTCCGTCCTACACGCCGATGGATTAA
- a CDS encoding PHP domain-containing protein has protein sequence MKHHHNADEPITEKAVYHRWDLHLHTTIGSPCAAYDPFEIPRYAAGEELDGVVITDHNFGWKEEGVTADRYNSLADAFHAAGIRMLLGVEVSTREGDLLVYPRDVEEFFHELPRDFGKMDHEVKDVLDTAESLGALCALAHPHAYPETVVHAMERFNGARGVFYNPYGIPEIGGSDAHFPWGVGAAYTMFEDRIETIEDLIREVKAGRCRPVRRERKSGADSVG, from the coding sequence ATGAAACATCACCACAATGCTGATGAGCCGATAACGGAAAAAGCGGTTTATCACCGGTGGGACCTGCATCTTCACACGACCATCGGATCTCCCTGCGCTGCCTACGATCCCTTCGAGATACCCCGGTATGCCGCCGGGGAGGAGTTGGACGGCGTGGTGATAACCGACCACAACTTCGGCTGGAAGGAGGAGGGCGTTACCGCCGATCGATACAACAGCCTGGCCGACGCGTTTCACGCCGCGGGAATCCGAATGCTGCTGGGAGTGGAGGTCTCGACGAGGGAGGGGGATCTTCTGGTGTATCCCCGGGACGTGGAGGAATTTTTTCACGAGCTGCCGCGGGATTTCGGAAAGATGGACCATGAGGTGAAAGATGTTCTCGATACCGCCGAATCCCTGGGTGCGCTGTGCGCCCTGGCCCATCCTCATGCCTATCCCGAGACGGTCGTCCATGCCATGGAGCGGTTCAACGGGGCCAGGGGGGTGTTTTACAACCCGTACGGCATACCGGAAATCGGCGGCAGCGACGCCCATTTTCCCTGGGGCGTGGGCGCGGCGTATACCATGTTCGAAGACCGCATAGAGACGATCGAGGATCTGATTCGGGAGGTAAAGGCAGGCCGCTGTCGTCCCGTCAGGAGGGAGCGCAAAAGCGGCGCCGACAGTGTCGGCTGA
- a CDS encoding DUF2330 domain-containing protein: MITKKPTVVSIRILTAVVAMTIFLFFGTPSRADRGALPITLEANISLYEPAQRGLIAFNGTEELLVLATETNVSTKTDVIEFLPLPSPPDAVFEADTALFERVFDLIEQNAPRIFIPFYDEDGMMRGGEERTLEGISVVMTATVGVHDVTVVEVTDADAFFSWLTDFYAARGIDALPGSAARFTGLVQSYLDRDIRYFVFDVVSLDETPRGATPLAYRFKTNSLYYPLAITSNNRGDGTVDLFLMTPGTPKPEALPAGFSFALYRAFESPSPIEDESAAVPISFPVSMVDRVAVWPELATMLPGWESDIHLTAVTYDGPLRSLNEDLVLGWDDFENTDFDGVAEAGGSAHDLIGPGGAADLALTSIDANDPHTILIGGNNDITAPAAADGDPSTPYTLPVSGTWWIDLGEVKSIHSIEILAASIEPDIEPSANTIYLYVSENGKFSGEEKRLERAVVTSHTDLMASDPTRLAERLTIRDKPFEARWLMITYPYSESMSSLYLFEVMIWENGPGTDR; the protein is encoded by the coding sequence ATGATCACAAAAAAACCCACCGTCGTCTCCATACGTATCCTTACGGCCGTCGTTGCGATGACGATCTTTTTATTTTTCGGCACCCCATCCCGTGCGGATCGGGGGGCGCTCCCGATTACGCTCGAAGCAAACATATCGCTCTACGAGCCGGCCCAGCGCGGCCTGATCGCGTTTAACGGCACCGAAGAGCTGCTGGTGCTCGCCACCGAGACCAATGTATCAACAAAAACCGACGTCATCGAGTTTCTCCCCCTCCCCTCCCCGCCGGACGCCGTATTCGAGGCGGACACGGCATTGTTTGAGCGCGTGTTCGACCTGATCGAACAAAACGCCCCCCGGATATTCATCCCCTTTTATGACGAAGACGGCATGATGCGCGGTGGGGAGGAGCGGACCCTTGAGGGGATTTCGGTGGTGATGACGGCGACTGTGGGCGTGCATGACGTGACCGTGGTGGAGGTAACGGACGCGGACGCCTTTTTCTCATGGCTAACCGATTTCTACGCCGCCAGGGGAATCGATGCGCTCCCCGGCTCCGCCGCCAGGTTCACCGGCCTCGTTCAATCGTATCTCGATCGGGATATCCGTTATTTCGTGTTCGACGTCGTCTCCCTCGATGAGACGCCCCGGGGCGCGACACCCCTGGCGTATCGGTTCAAGACCAATAGTCTTTATTATCCCCTTGCGATCACCTCCAACAACCGCGGGGACGGCACCGTAGACCTCTTCCTCATGACTCCGGGAACCCCCAAGCCGGAGGCCCTGCCCGCGGGTTTCTCCTTCGCACTGTACCGGGCGTTCGAGTCCCCGTCACCGATTGAGGATGAATCGGCGGCGGTGCCGATCTCGTTTCCGGTCTCCATGGTCGACCGGGTGGCCGTATGGCCGGAGCTGGCGACGATGCTTCCCGGCTGGGAAAGCGATATCCACCTCACCGCCGTCACCTATGACGGTCCGCTGAGGTCCCTCAACGAAGACCTGGTCCTGGGATGGGATGATTTTGAAAATACGGATTTCGACGGTGTGGCCGAAGCGGGAGGGAGTGCTCATGACCTCATCGGTCCCGGCGGTGCCGCCGATCTCGCCCTGACATCCATCGATGCGAACGACCCACACACCATCCTGATCGGAGGAAACAACGACATCACCGCCCCCGCCGCCGCCGACGGCGATCCCTCCACCCCCTATACCCTTCCGGTTTCGGGAACATGGTGGATCGACCTGGGAGAGGTCAAGTCGATTCACTCCATTGAAATCCTGGCCGCCTCGATAGAGCCGGATATCGAGCCCTCCGCCAACACCATCTACCTGTATGTGTCCGAAAATGGAAAATTCTCGGGCGAGGAAAAACGGCTGGAAAGGGCGGTGGTCACAAGCCATACGGACCTGATGGCGTCCGACCCGACCCGTCTCGCCGAGCGATTGACAATCCGTGACAAGCCCTTCGAGGCGAGGTGGCTGATGATCACCTACCCCTATTCCGAATCGATGAGCTCTCTGTATCTCTTCGAGGTGATGATATGGGAGAACGGCCCCGGCACGGACCGCTAA
- the lptC gene encoding LPS export ABC transporter periplasmic protein LptC: MKRLRLILGIVSLAIVAGIVIVLIVTYNKRNETSDIPEITGSDLVGEEIESGDVPASLEARTITYTESKDGKTLWEIKADEARFYKDEDRSEFDNINVVFFYQDTYELTLSGDRGVLDNESKNISLNDNVTITAWEDYVLTTDTLHFDSTDNEISTDDPIALSGTDISFHGTGLTFDLEEEELFVHEDVVTDLNVKGSSLDSPSKKPHADEDLFGFDDVSSFSGGIVHITSRGLYGSRDGSFIRYTGGVSASHKDAVLTAGTITVYFAGDIGGMGDIKKITADGNVRFVRSDIRGNAGHLVFDYENEKLTLTGSPTLWRGDDMVTGETLTYDLNTKVSTATGTGDGRAHVTIYPKEEDF; this comes from the coding sequence ATGAAACGACTGAGACTGATTTTGGGAATCGTGTCTCTGGCCATCGTGGCGGGGATAGTGATTGTCCTGATTGTTACCTACAACAAGAGAAATGAAACCTCCGACATCCCGGAGATCACAGGCAGCGATCTGGTCGGTGAGGAGATCGAGTCCGGAGATGTCCCCGCCAGCCTCGAAGCGCGAACGATCACCTACACCGAATCCAAGGACGGCAAGACCCTCTGGGAGATAAAAGCCGACGAAGCGCGGTTTTACAAGGATGAAGATCGTTCCGAGTTTGATAATATCAACGTCGTATTCTTTTACCAGGACACGTACGAATTGACCCTTTCCGGAGACCGCGGCGTTCTGGATAATGAATCGAAGAACATCAGCCTGAACGATAACGTGACCATTACCGCCTGGGAGGATTACGTCCTCACAACCGACACCCTTCACTTCGATTCAACGGATAATGAAATATCGACCGACGACCCGATTGCACTATCCGGCACCGATATCTCATTTCACGGAACGGGACTGACCTTCGATCTGGAAGAGGAGGAACTCTTCGTCCACGAGGACGTGGTCACAGACCTGAACGTAAAAGGGTCAAGCTTGGATTCACCCTCGAAAAAACCTCACGCCGACGAAGACCTCTTCGGATTCGACGATGTCTCTTCATTCAGCGGCGGGATCGTCCACATCACCTCCCGGGGCCTGTACGGCAGTCGTGACGGCTCTTTTATCCGTTACACCGGCGGCGTATCCGCCTCCCATAAGGACGCCGTCCTCACCGCCGGGACGATTACCGTCTACTTCGCCGGAGATATCGGTGGAATGGGCGACATTAAAAAGATCACCGCGGACGGAAACGTCAGGTTTGTCCGTTCCGACATCAGGGGTAATGCAGGTCATCTAGTATTCGACTACGAAAACGAGAAACTGACCCTCACGGGATCTCCGACCCTCTGGAGGGGGGATGACATGGTGACCGGTGAGACTCTGACCTATGATCTCAACACTAAAGTAAGCACCGCCACAGGCACAGGCGACGGGCGGGCGCATGTGACCATCTATCCCAAGGAAGAAGATTTCTAA
- a CDS encoding DsrE family protein, whose translation MSAPDKLCVIWSSGDPDVARSMVFMYTHNSKRLGWWREVKLVVWGASAVLMLEDESLHQYIEPMKEDGVILQACRACADMHGVTEKLEALGIEVIYMGEPLTEMLKSDEWAVLTF comes from the coding sequence ATGTCCGCACCCGACAAGCTGTGTGTTATCTGGAGCTCCGGGGATCCGGATGTGGCCCGGAGCATGGTGTTTATGTACACCCACAACTCGAAACGATTAGGATGGTGGCGTGAGGTGAAGCTGGTGGTCTGGGGGGCGTCGGCCGTGCTCATGTTGGAGGACGAGAGCCTTCATCAGTACATCGAACCGATGAAGGAAGACGGCGTGATCCTTCAGGCGTGCCGAGCCTGCGCCGATATGCACGGAGTAACCGAGAAGCTCGAGGCGCTGGGGATCGAGGTTATCTACATGGGGGAGCCGCTGACGGAGATGCTCAAGAGCGATGAATGGGCGGTGCTGACGTTCTGA
- the lptB gene encoding LPS export ABC transporter ATP-binding protein — MTENGTHTLKISGLTKAYRGRVVVDHVAMDVESGEIVGLLGPNGAGKTTSFYMIIGIVKPDKGEILLDGDNIGDLPVHMRARKGITYLPQESSIFRKMTVAENVMAILETLPLSRAEREDRLEQLLSDLKISHLAHNKAYSLSGGERRRVEITRALVTSPHFILLDEPFSGIDPIIVNDIQKIVLSLKSRGIGIIITDHNVRETLGICDRAYILAEGNILIHGTPKKITSNPVAREKYLGEKFSM, encoded by the coding sequence ATGACCGAAAACGGCACTCACACATTGAAGATATCCGGCCTGACCAAGGCATATCGGGGCCGGGTGGTGGTGGATCACGTCGCGATGGACGTCGAGTCCGGGGAGATCGTGGGGCTTCTGGGCCCCAACGGCGCCGGAAAAACCACAAGCTTTTATATGATTATCGGAATCGTCAAGCCGGATAAGGGAGAGATCCTCCTCGACGGCGACAACATCGGCGACCTCCCGGTACACATGCGGGCCAGGAAAGGAATCACCTACCTTCCTCAGGAATCGTCAATCTTTCGAAAAATGACCGTGGCCGAAAACGTCATGGCCATCCTCGAAACACTCCCCCTCTCCCGAGCGGAGCGTGAAGACCGACTGGAACAGCTTCTCTCCGACCTGAAAATCTCCCATCTGGCCCACAACAAGGCCTACTCCCTCTCCGGCGGCGAGCGCCGGCGGGTCGAAATCACCCGGGCGCTGGTGACGTCCCCCCATTTCATACTCCTGGACGAGCCGTTCTCCGGCATCGACCCGATCATCGTCAACGATATCCAGAAGATCGTCCTGTCCCTCAAGTCCCGGGGCATCGGCATCATCATCACCGATCACAACGTCCGGGAAACCCTGGGCATCTGCGACCGGGCATATATCCTTGCCGAGGGAAATATCCTCATTCACGGCACGCCGAAAAAGATCACCTCGAACCCGGTGGCCCGGGAGAAATACCTGGGGGAAAAATTCAGCATGTAG